One segment of Panicum virgatum strain AP13 chromosome 3K, P.virgatum_v5, whole genome shotgun sequence DNA contains the following:
- the LOC120697069 gene encoding ER membrane protein complex subunit 1-like, with translation MAAPPRRPLLTLLAGLLVVASLATLAEAIYEDQVGLADWHQKYIGKVKQAVYHSQKSGRRRVVVLTEENVIASLDLRSGDIFWRHVIDKNDLLDQLSLSLGKYVLTLSSGGTILRAWNLPDGQMIWETNLQTSTASNPQLHVMPNSKVTKDNLVLVSAGRWIYAVSSIDGSISWEKELSLDGLETKQILQSPENDIVYAVGIARSSKLALYHLSAKTGEVLKDIQESLPGELSGEIVLGSDDVLVALNKARSSLFLIKFNSGRISYNKVHVSDLVQDLSGTFKLQSLSNGVIALQTPSTVSLLKLKDTDGLEVVQRFDQPAALSDALTIAEKDQAFAVVRHVGSQIEFIVKFTSDVSSEIIREKVNIDQHRGNVEKVFLNSYIRTDKSHGFRALVVMEDHSLLLIQQGKVVWSREDGLASIVDVTTSELPVEKDGVSVADVEHNLFEWLKGHMLKLKGTLMLANADEVAAIQALRLKSSEKNKMTRDHNGFRKLLIVLTKAGKVIALHTGDGRIIWSNLLPSLRASRFGVMPSALRIYQWQVPHHSVMRENPSVLVVGKSGAESSAPGVFSILDSYSGEELNAMKLDHSVVQIIPLTLKDLSEQRLHLIVDSNSNAHLYPKSPDALDVFLHEMPNLYFYSVDILANVIRGYSLQKSCDIEGDEYCFSTKELWSIIFPSDSERIAISETRKMNEVVHTQAKTIGDHDVMYKYLSKNLVFVATVSPKAAGDIGSALPEEASLVAYLIDAVTGRILHRVTHHGAQGPIHAVLSENWVVYHYFNLRAHRFEMAVIEIYDQSRADNKDVMKLILGKHNLSAPITSYAGPEVVVKSQSYFFTHSVKAMAVTQTAKGITSKQLLIGTISDQVLALDKRYLDPRRSANPTQQEKEEGIIPLTDSLPIIPQSFVTHSHQVEALRGIVSIPAKLESTTLVFTYGVDLFYTQLAPSRTYDSLTDEFSYALLLITIAVLVAAIIVTWIWSKKKELRDKWR, from the exons atggcggcgccgccgcgccgccccctcctcaccCTCCTCGCCGGGCTCCTCGTCGTCGCCTCACTCGCCACCCTCGCCGAAGCCATCTACGAGGACCAAGTCGGCCTCGCGGACTG GCATCAGAAGTACATTGGAAAAGTAAAGCAAGCAGTTTACCATAGCCAGAAGAGTGGAAGGAGGCGTGTTGTGGTCTTGACAGAGGAAAATGTGATCGCTTCTCTTGATCTTCGTTCAGGAGACATAT TTTGGCGACATGTCATTGACAAGAATGACCTCTTGGATCAGCTTAGTCTATCACTTGGAAAAT ATGTTCTAACTCTTTCTTCGGGAGGAACTATATTGAGGGCATGGAATCTTCCAGATGGACAGATGATCTGGGAGACAAACCTTCAAACTTCTACAGCATCAAACCCACAGCTGCATGTTATG CCAAACAGTAAAGTGACAAAGGATAATTTGGTTTTAGTTTCGGCTGGACGATGGATTTATGCTGTATCAAGCATTGATGGATCAATTTCATGGGAAAAGGAGCTTTCTCTTGATGG CTTAGAAACCAAGCAGATTCTCCAGTCGCCTGAGAATGATATTGTATACGCTGTAGGAATTGCTCGTTCCTCGAAGCTAGCTTTGTATCACTTGAGTGCTAAAACTGGAGAGGTATTAAAGGATATCCAAGAGTCACTCCCTGGTGAATTATCTGGTGAAATAGTACTCGGTTCTGATGATGTTTTGGTAGCATTGAATAAGGCAAGGTCAAGTCTGTTTCTTATTAAGTTTAATAGTGGAAGAATTAGCTACAACAAGGTGCATGTTTCAGATCTTGTTCAAGACTTATCTGGAACATTCAAACTTCAATCTTTGTCCAATGGTGTCATAGCTTTACAAACACCTTCTACTGTTTCCCTCCTAAAACTCAAAGATACTGATGGGTTGGAAGTAGTTCAGAGATTTGACCAACCAGCTGCACTGAGTGATGCCCTAACAATTGCTGAAAAAGATCAAGCTTTTGCTGTCGTCCGACATGTGGGATCCCAAATTGAATTTATCGTGAAATTTACAAGTGACGTAAGCAGTGAAATTATTAGAGAAAAAGTCAATATAGATCAGCATCGGGGCAATGTTGAGAAGGTCTTCTTGAATAGCTATATTCGAACTGACAAATCTCATGGTTTTCGAGCTTTGGTTGTAATGGAAGATCATTCACTCTTATTAATTCAACAAGGTAAGGTTGTTTGGAGCAGAGAGGATGGGCTTGCTTCAATTGTTGATGTAACAACGTCAGAATTGCCTGTTGAGAAGGATGGTGTCTCAGTTGCCGATGTGGAACACAATCTCTTTGAGTGGCTTAAG GGACACATGCTTAAACTCAAAGGAACTCTAATGCTTGCAAATGCTGATGAAGTGGCTGCAATCCAAGCACTGAGACTCAAAAGCTCTGAGAAAAATAAGATGACAAGAGATCATAATGGATTTCGTAAACTTCTTATTGTACTGACAAAGGCTGGCAAAGTGATAGCTCTGCACACTGGAGATGGCCGCATTATCTGGTCAAATTTGCTGCCATCCCTTCGTGCCTCCAGATTTGGTGTGATGCCTTCTGCCTTAAGGATATACCAATGGCAGGTCCCACATCACAGCGTAATGCGTGAGAACCCATCGGTACTTGTTGTTGGCAAATCTGGAGCAGAATCTTCTGCACCTGGTGTCTTCTCGATTCTTGATTCATATTCTGGAGAAGAACTGAATGCTATGAAGCTTGACCATTCTGTTGTTCAGATTATCCCTTTGACACTGAAGGATTTATCTGAGCAGCGACTTCATCTGATTGTTGATTCCAATTCCAATGCTCACTTGTATCCAAAATCTCCGGATGCCCTGGATGTATTTCTTCATGAAATGCCAAACCTGTATTTCTATTCTGTAGATATTTTGGCGAATGTTATTAGAGGATATTCTTTACAGAAGTCATGTGATATCGAAGGTGATGAGTACTGCTTCAGTACAAAGGAGCTATGGTCAATCATTTTTCCATCTGATTCTGAAAGGATTGCTATCTCTGAAACGCGAAAGATGAATGAG GTTGTTCATACACAAGCTAAGACAATTGGTGATCATGATGTGATGTACAAGTATTTATCAAAGAATTTAGTTTTTGTTGCTACTGTGTCTCCTAAAGCTGCTGGTGATATTGGATCTGCGCTGCCTGAAGAAGCCTCGCTTGTTGCATATCTTATTGATGCAGTCACGGGTCGCATACTGCATCGTGTGACTCATCATGGTGCACAAGGCCCTATCCATGCA GTTTTAAGCGAGAACTGGGTTGTCTATCATTATTTTAATCTTCGAGCTCACAGATTTGAAATGGCAGTGATTGAGATATATGATCAATCTAGAGCG GATAATAAAGATGTCATGAAGCTCATACTTGGGAAGCATAATCTCTCAGCACCAATCACATCTTATGCCGGTCCAGAGGTGGTGGTAAAATCCCAGTCATACTTTTTCACCCATTCAGTAAAAGCAATGGCAGTTACACAAACAGCTAAGGGGATTACTTCCAAGCAGCTTCTGATTGGCACGATCAGTGACCAG GTTTTGGCACTTGATAAGCGCTATCTTGATCCTCGTCGTTCAGCGAATCCCACACAACAAGAGAAAGAAGAGGGCATTATACCATTAACAGATTCTTTGCCAATAATTCCCCAG TCCTTTGTGACGCACTCTCATCAAGTGGAAGCCCTGCGAGGAATTGTTTCTATTCCTGCGAAGTTGGAGTCCACTACTCTTGTTTTCACGTACGGCGTTGATCTGTTCTACACCCAGCTTGCTCCGTCAAGAACCTATGATTCGCTCACCGACGAATTCAGCTATGCACTTCTTCTAATCACAATTGCGGTCTTGGTTGCTGCCATTATTGTTACTTGGATTTGGTCCAAGAAAAAGGAGTTGAGAGACAAGTGGAGGTGA